Proteins from a genomic interval of Quercus robur chromosome 9, dhQueRobu3.1, whole genome shotgun sequence:
- the LOC126699237 gene encoding uncharacterized protein LOC126699237: MSGSGNPQLYRPHDVFTAMGRCWVLEDEFSYPINPNLRNSAYVHNTMRQEWAWLFREQQMFYDELVGFKLPVPRRLASEMPRDSIDELRKALNRIREENNRMKIRLNRYRTQVEIRESVQEGWYEHAQFMQSLLADPIYQSDVEMSDEE; the protein is encoded by the coding sequence ATGTCTGGTTCTGGCAACCCACAACTGTATAGGCCTCATGATGTGTTCACTGCTATGGGTCGTTGTTgggtattggaagatgagttcAGCTATCCAATCAATCCGAATTTGCGAAATAGTGCTTACGTTCACAATACCATGAGACAGGAGTGGGCTTGGTTATTTCGTGAAcaacaaatgttttatgatgagttggttgGTTTTAAGTTGCCAGTGCCTCGGCGACTCGCATCAGAAATGCCCAGAGACAGCATCGACGAACTTCGTAAAGCATTGAAccgcataagagaagaaaataatcgaatgaaGATACGTCTTAATCGATATCGGACCCAAGTTGAGATTCGAGAGTCAGTGCAGGAAGGGTGGTACGAGCATGCACAGttcatgcaatcacttcttgctgatcccatttatcagtcaGACGTGGAGATGTCAGATGAAGAGTAA